From Amycolatopsis sp. cg9, one genomic window encodes:
- a CDS encoding sigma factor, with protein sequence MGAMPVGAHEVEVFEAARPRLEAIAYRLLGSAADAEDAVQDTFLRWQAAGRELIGTPGAWLTKVLTNICLNRLTSARARRETSGSPSRSPPRTGCSARPRPPNSASRSRSRCSR encoded by the coding sequence ATGGGCGCCATGCCGGTCGGTGCGCACGAGGTCGAGGTGTTCGAAGCGGCCCGGCCGCGGCTGGAAGCCATCGCGTACCGCCTCCTGGGGTCGGCGGCCGATGCCGAAGACGCGGTGCAGGACACGTTCCTGCGCTGGCAGGCCGCGGGCCGCGAGCTCATCGGGACGCCCGGGGCGTGGCTGACGAAGGTGCTCACCAACATCTGCCTGAACCGGCTCACGTCGGCGCGCGCCCGGCGGGAAACCAGTGGCTCCCCGAGCCGGTCTCCGCCACGGACCGGATGCTCGGCCCGGCCGAGACCGCCGAACAGCGCGAGTCGGTCTCGATCGCGGTGCTCACGCTGA
- a CDS encoding PQQ-dependent sugar dehydrogenase, with amino-acid sequence MAWKTLHALRHLLVASVLTGALLPALSPAAAATALPPGFVLRDTDTGLGQYQLTDFAYLPDGSVLATAKDGRVRWLPVTGAGKTVATLPTRSVSDLGLVGVAVAPDYATSRTIYLTRSVNQASGFVMRLSRFTVTVDTAGAPTGLTGEQVLFEVPGIFDVHGINGVIAAADGTLWLSIGDNGDFSKVDPGALRAQDVNQPYGKIFHLAANGNGVPANPYYDAANPGSTASKVFARGFRNPFRFSIDPNLGLPVAGDVGWNTWEEVDVVQRGANQGWPCWEGNHPTPGYSGLAECAGVANQPPVFEYQHGSGAMQGNSVSGGIVYNGSSYPAAYRGSYFFGDYVTHKIWSMKYDDQGKLTQAPQNPPVFTDIGGPVKFAAAVNGDLVYADILSGKLRRLSYSAGNTAPVANASSTTDPDTRTVSFDGSASVDYDNDPLKYDWDFGDGTTAADAGPTVSHAYAAGTGSFTAKLTVRDPLGASGTTTIVVAPGNHTPQLTLTTPGDAATFAVGQQVSLSATASDAEDGALPITWTSAVRHCPSEATCHSHPGTGAAGSGFGLPFTEHPDSRMEFTAAVTDSAGVTTSKTYTAWPREHRITLVGTQPAALSIPVEGGVSTAMVAEGATFDVEAAPLGIDGVSKFTGWQGGPAGTTWIVTVGTSDLTLTANYATPIDQRYDGDAALRTKLGAPTGTEVTDGGVHYRTYANGRLYWSAVGGTRFLTGPVLAKYLAFGGHAKLGPPTTDTTSTPDGVAQYNHFVNNGNVGSIYYTAATGAHALYGEIRKKWAALDYERGLGYPTTDEAGTPDGAGRYNHFVKGGNVGSIYYTNATGAHAIFGEIRKKWAALGYERGLGYPTTDEGVTPDGIGRYNHFSLGHSIYYTVATGAHAVKGEIRKRWAALGWERSYLRYPTSDEYVVNGVYRSDFQGGYITFTLAGGAVDRPW; translated from the coding sequence ATGGCCTGGAAAACGCTTCACGCACTCCGCCACCTCCTCGTGGCCTCGGTGCTGACCGGGGCACTGCTGCCCGCCCTGTCCCCGGCGGCGGCCGCGACAGCGCTGCCGCCGGGTTTCGTGCTGCGGGACACCGACACCGGGCTCGGGCAGTACCAGCTGACCGACTTCGCGTACCTGCCCGACGGTTCCGTTCTCGCCACCGCCAAAGACGGGCGGGTGCGGTGGCTGCCGGTCACCGGGGCGGGCAAGACCGTCGCGACGCTGCCGACCCGTTCCGTCAGCGACCTCGGGCTGGTCGGAGTGGCCGTGGCGCCCGACTACGCGACGTCACGCACGATCTACCTGACGCGCTCGGTCAATCAGGCCAGCGGCTTCGTCATGCGCCTTTCGCGGTTCACCGTCACCGTGGACACAGCGGGCGCGCCGACCGGGCTGACCGGTGAGCAGGTGCTGTTCGAGGTGCCGGGCATCTTCGACGTCCACGGCATCAACGGCGTCATCGCCGCCGCGGACGGCACTCTGTGGCTGTCGATCGGCGACAACGGCGACTTCTCGAAGGTGGATCCGGGTGCGTTGCGCGCCCAGGACGTCAACCAGCCCTACGGCAAGATCTTCCACCTCGCCGCCAACGGCAACGGGGTGCCGGCCAACCCGTACTACGACGCGGCCAACCCGGGCTCGACCGCGAGCAAGGTGTTCGCGCGCGGGTTCCGCAACCCGTTCCGGTTCAGCATCGACCCGAACCTGGGCCTGCCGGTCGCCGGGGACGTCGGCTGGAACACGTGGGAAGAGGTCGACGTCGTCCAGCGCGGCGCGAACCAGGGGTGGCCGTGCTGGGAGGGCAACCACCCGACGCCGGGCTACAGCGGTCTCGCGGAGTGCGCCGGCGTGGCGAACCAGCCGCCGGTCTTCGAGTACCAGCACGGCAGCGGTGCCATGCAGGGCAACAGCGTCTCCGGCGGGATCGTCTACAACGGATCCAGCTACCCGGCGGCCTACCGCGGTTCGTACTTCTTCGGCGACTACGTGACGCACAAGATCTGGTCGATGAAGTACGACGACCAGGGCAAGCTCACCCAGGCTCCGCAGAACCCGCCGGTCTTCACCGACATCGGCGGGCCGGTGAAGTTCGCGGCCGCGGTCAACGGCGATCTCGTCTACGCCGACATCCTGTCCGGGAAGCTGCGCCGGCTGAGCTATTCGGCAGGCAACACCGCGCCGGTGGCGAATGCGTCGTCGACGACCGACCCGGACACGAGGACGGTCTCCTTCGACGGTTCGGCGTCGGTCGACTACGACAACGACCCGCTGAAGTACGATTGGGACTTCGGTGACGGGACAACGGCCGCCGACGCGGGGCCGACCGTGTCGCACGCCTACGCGGCGGGTACCGGGTCGTTCACCGCGAAGCTGACGGTCCGGGACCCGCTGGGTGCCAGCGGCACGACCACCATCGTGGTCGCGCCCGGCAACCACACCCCGCAACTCACCTTGACCACGCCGGGTGACGCCGCGACGTTCGCGGTCGGCCAGCAGGTTTCGCTGAGCGCCACCGCGTCCGACGCGGAAGACGGCGCCTTGCCGATCACGTGGACGTCCGCGGTGCGGCACTGCCCGAGCGAGGCGACGTGCCACTCGCACCCGGGTACCGGGGCGGCGGGAAGCGGTTTCGGGCTGCCGTTCACCGAGCACCCGGACTCGCGGATGGAGTTCACGGCGGCGGTGACCGACAGCGCGGGTGTCACGACGTCCAAGACGTACACCGCGTGGCCGCGCGAGCACCGGATCACCCTGGTCGGCACGCAGCCGGCGGCGCTGAGCATCCCGGTCGAGGGCGGGGTCAGCACCGCGATGGTCGCCGAGGGCGCCACCTTCGACGTCGAGGCCGCGCCGCTGGGCATCGACGGCGTTTCGAAGTTCACCGGCTGGCAGGGCGGCCCGGCGGGTACCACGTGGATCGTCACCGTCGGCACGAGCGACCTGACGCTGACGGCGAACTACGCCACGCCGATCGACCAGCGCTACGACGGGGACGCGGCGCTGCGGACCAAGCTCGGGGCACCGACGGGCACCGAGGTCACCGACGGCGGCGTCCACTACCGGACCTACGCCAACGGGCGGCTGTACTGGAGCGCGGTGGGCGGAACCAGGTTCCTCACCGGTCCGGTGCTGGCCAAGTACCTCGCGTTCGGCGGGCACGCCAAGCTCGGGCCGCCGACGACCGACACGACGTCCACTCCGGACGGTGTGGCGCAGTACAACCACTTCGTCAACAACGGAAACGTCGGGTCGATCTACTACACGGCCGCGACGGGCGCGCACGCGCTCTACGGTGAGATCCGGAAGAAGTGGGCGGCGCTGGACTACGAGCGCGGGCTCGGCTACCCGACGACCGACGAGGCCGGTACCCCGGACGGCGCCGGGCGCTACAACCACTTCGTCAAGGGCGGCAACGTGGGCTCGATCTACTACACGAACGCCACCGGCGCGCACGCGATCTTCGGCGAGATCCGGAAGAAGTGGGCCGCACTGGGCTACGAGCGCGGCCTCGGCTACCCGACGACCGACGAAGGTGTTACGCCGGACGGAATCGGCCGCTACAACCACTTCAGCCTCGGCCATTCGATCTACTACACGGTGGCGACCGGCGCGCACGCGGTGAAGGGCGAGATCCGCAAGCGCTGGGCGGCGCTCGGGTGGGAGCGGTCCTACCTGCGCTACCCGACGTCGGACGAGTACGTGGTGAACGGGGTGTACCGCAGCGACTTCCAGGGCGGCTACATCACGTTCACGCTCGCGGGCGGGGCGGTCGACCGGCCGTGGTGA
- a CDS encoding isocitrate lyase/phosphoenolpyruvate mutase family protein, translating into MTSTAEKATLLQELHAAPELLLVVNVWDAITAKVVAETPGTRALATPSHGIAASRGYPDGEKIPRDEMIAEVALIVRTAGDLPVTADLEAGYGDPGGTVAKAIEVGAVGANLEDRMKPLAEAVKAVEAAVAAAESAGVDFVLNARTDAFLKTDPETALTEAITRGRAYLEAGASNFFVPGKLDEDQVARLVGELGERKVNLIGIPGSIPLARAQELGVSRVSYGPWSQNVALTALAKLAEDVYAGGGLPADTRKLN; encoded by the coding sequence ATGACCTCGACCGCCGAGAAGGCCACCCTCCTGCAAGAGCTGCACGCCGCGCCCGAACTGCTGCTCGTCGTCAACGTCTGGGACGCGATCACCGCGAAGGTCGTCGCCGAAACGCCCGGCACCCGGGCCCTCGCGACCCCCAGCCACGGCATCGCCGCCTCGCGCGGCTACCCGGACGGCGAGAAGATCCCGCGGGACGAAATGATCGCCGAGGTCGCCCTGATCGTGCGGACCGCCGGCGACCTGCCCGTCACGGCCGACCTCGAAGCAGGCTACGGGGACCCGGGCGGCACCGTGGCCAAGGCCATCGAGGTGGGCGCGGTCGGCGCCAACCTCGAAGACCGGATGAAGCCGCTCGCCGAAGCCGTGAAGGCCGTCGAAGCCGCCGTCGCGGCCGCGGAGTCGGCCGGCGTCGACTTCGTGCTCAACGCCCGCACCGACGCGTTCCTCAAGACCGACCCGGAGACCGCCCTGACCGAGGCGATCACCCGCGGCCGCGCCTACCTCGAGGCGGGCGCGTCCAACTTCTTCGTGCCCGGCAAGCTGGACGAGGACCAGGTGGCCCGGCTCGTCGGCGAACTCGGCGAGCGCAAGGTCAACCTCATCGGCATCCCCGGCTCGATCCCCCTGGCCCGCGCGCAGGAGCTCGGCGTGTCCCGCGTGTCCTACGGGCCGTGGAGCCAGAACGTCGCGCTGACCGCGCTGGCGAAACTGGCCGAAGACGTCTACGCCGGCGGCGGGCTGCCCGCCGACACCCGCAAGCTCAACTGA
- a CDS encoding N(5)-(carboxyethyl)ornithine synthase produces the protein MHQLTLGVIARSRKENERRLPIHPDHLTRIDAGTRKSIFLEHGYGEPFGVPDEQLAGRVGGLRSREELIAGCDVILLAKPLREDVAELRPGQVLWGWPHCVQDAELTQLAIDRRLTLIAFEAMNHWRADGSFGLHVFHKNNELAGYCSVLHALQLIGSTGDYGRRLRAVVIGFGATARGSVTALNALGIHDVDVLTARGLSAVGAPIHSATMVHFDHDVNHPGDPRRSHAHTPGGRVPLAGFLAEHDVVVNCVLQDTAAPLTFLLETDLKAFAPGSLVVDVSCDEGMGFSWARPTTFARPTFPVGDGVTYYAVDHSPSYLWNSATWEISEALLPHLRPVLSGQSAWDGDETVRRAIEIRDGTIRNPAILAFQRRAADYPHPRRP, from the coding sequence GTGCACCAGCTCACCCTCGGCGTCATCGCCCGTTCACGCAAAGAGAACGAACGGCGGTTGCCGATCCACCCGGACCACCTCACCCGGATCGACGCCGGCACCAGGAAATCCATCTTCCTCGAACACGGCTACGGCGAACCCTTCGGCGTACCCGACGAACAGCTCGCCGGCCGCGTCGGCGGGCTGCGCTCGCGCGAAGAGCTCATCGCCGGCTGCGACGTCATCCTGCTGGCCAAGCCCCTGCGGGAGGACGTCGCGGAACTCCGGCCGGGCCAGGTGCTGTGGGGCTGGCCGCACTGCGTGCAGGACGCCGAGCTGACGCAGCTGGCCATCGACCGGCGGCTGACCCTGATCGCCTTCGAGGCCATGAACCACTGGCGCGCCGACGGTTCATTCGGGCTGCACGTCTTCCACAAGAACAACGAGCTGGCCGGGTACTGCTCGGTGCTGCACGCCCTGCAGCTGATCGGCTCGACCGGCGACTACGGCCGCCGGCTGCGGGCGGTGGTGATCGGGTTCGGCGCCACCGCCCGCGGTTCGGTGACGGCGCTGAACGCCCTCGGGATCCACGACGTCGACGTGCTCACCGCCCGCGGTCTCAGCGCGGTCGGCGCCCCCATCCACTCGGCGACGATGGTGCACTTCGACCACGACGTGAACCACCCGGGCGACCCGCGGCGCAGCCACGCGCACACCCCCGGCGGGCGGGTCCCGCTGGCCGGGTTCCTCGCCGAGCACGACGTCGTCGTGAACTGCGTGCTGCAGGACACCGCGGCGCCGCTGACCTTCCTCCTCGAAACCGACCTGAAGGCGTTCGCCCCCGGCAGCCTCGTCGTCGACGTCTCCTGCGACGAGGGCATGGGGTTCAGCTGGGCGCGGCCCACGACGTTCGCGCGGCCGACGTTCCCGGTCGGCGACGGCGTCACCTACTACGCCGTCGACCACAGCCCGTCGTACCTGTGGAACTCGGCGACGTGGGAGATCAGCGAAGCCCTGCTGCCGCACCTGCGTCCGGTCCTTTCCGGACAGTCCGCGTGGGACGGTGACGAAACCGTGCGGCGGGCGATCGAGATCCGCGACGGCACGATCCGGAACCCGGCGATCCTGGCCTTCCAGCGCCGCGCCGCGGACTACCCGCACCCGCGGCGCCCCTGA
- a CDS encoding 12-oxophytodienoate reductase, giving the protein MENRAARTLSRPITLGGVTLPNRVAMAPMTRGHAPGGVPGPDLAAYYARRAAGGTGLVITEGSYVDHPSAGQHDLVARLYGAEALAGWARVTAAVHEAGGRIFAQLQHVGMARRAGDPPHPGAPALGPSGRPLEGTVPGRTMTRADIDDVVRAFGEAGRAAERAGFDGVELHGAHGYLIDQFLWAGTNHRTDGYGGSVRARTRFAAEAVAAVRARVTPGFPVVVRLSQWKTSDYDARIAGTPEDFGIVLGALADAGADAFHISTRRFWLPAFDGAELTLAGWAKKLSGKPVIAVGSVGLDTEFTAGLTGGGAGRTGIGGLLDRLEADEFDVVAVGRSLLADPAWTAKILGGRDDEVVPFTPEALGVLH; this is encoded by the coding sequence TGGGCGGGGTCACCCTGCCCAACCGCGTCGCGATGGCGCCGATGACCCGCGGGCACGCCCCCGGCGGGGTGCCGGGGCCCGACCTGGCCGCCTACTACGCCCGGCGGGCCGCCGGCGGGACCGGGCTGGTGATCACCGAGGGCAGCTACGTCGACCACCCCTCCGCCGGGCAGCACGACCTGGTCGCGCGCCTGTACGGTGCCGAAGCGCTCGCCGGGTGGGCCCGCGTCACCGCCGCCGTGCACGAGGCAGGCGGGCGGATCTTCGCGCAGCTGCAGCACGTCGGGATGGCCCGGCGGGCCGGGGACCCGCCGCACCCCGGTGCCCCCGCCCTCGGCCCGTCCGGCCGCCCGCTCGAAGGCACCGTCCCGGGGCGGACCATGACGCGGGCCGACATCGACGACGTGGTCCGCGCGTTCGGCGAAGCGGGCCGGGCCGCCGAGCGGGCGGGGTTCGACGGCGTCGAACTGCACGGCGCCCACGGCTACCTGATCGACCAGTTCCTCTGGGCGGGCACCAACCACCGCACCGACGGCTACGGCGGCAGCGTGCGGGCCAGGACCCGGTTCGCCGCCGAAGCCGTCGCGGCCGTCCGGGCGCGGGTGACGCCCGGGTTCCCGGTCGTCGTCCGGCTGTCGCAGTGGAAGACGTCCGACTACGACGCCCGCATCGCCGGCACCCCCGAGGACTTCGGGATCGTCCTGGGCGCGCTCGCCGACGCCGGCGCGGACGCCTTCCACATCTCCACCCGCCGCTTCTGGCTGCCCGCGTTCGACGGCGCCGAGCTCACGCTGGCGGGCTGGGCGAAGAAGCTGAGCGGCAAGCCGGTCATCGCGGTGGGATCGGTCGGGCTGGACACCGAGTTCACCGCCGGCCTGACCGGCGGGGGCGCCGGCCGCACCGGGATCGGCGGGCTCCTGGACCGGCTGGAGGCCGACGAGTTCGACGTCGTCGCCGTCGGCCGGTCCCTGCTCGCCGACCCGGCGTGGACGGCGAAGATCCTCGGCGGCCGTGACGACGAGGTGGTGCCCTTCACCCCGGAAGCACTGGGCGTCCTGCACTGA
- a CDS encoding sigma factor-like helix-turn-helix DNA-binding protein — translation MLGPAETAEQRESVSIAVLTLMERLAAKERAVYVLRESFGYAHGEIAEVLDLTEANCQQLYRRAKQHLATDRPRPAVDAAAARKVVEEFLAAALSGKTDSLVRLLTDAIAIGDGGAVVFSVPQPITGALRVARFLRTLFTPSEAKWAMIGGRPDLFAAVANGVPALVMVVGDRVAGVFALDVTADGIAAVHAQANPAELARATGRWAGSAAGEPLTGAWPSGCTPPAPKSPSSTPIPSSSSASACTSSRAARTRSPAC, via the coding sequence ATGCTCGGCCCGGCCGAGACCGCCGAACAGCGCGAGTCGGTCTCGATCGCGGTGCTCACGCTGATGGAGCGGCTCGCGGCCAAGGAACGCGCCGTGTACGTGCTGCGCGAGTCGTTCGGCTACGCCCACGGCGAGATCGCCGAGGTGCTCGACCTCACCGAGGCGAACTGCCAGCAGCTCTACCGGCGTGCCAAGCAGCACCTGGCCACCGACCGGCCCCGGCCGGCGGTCGACGCGGCCGCGGCCCGGAAGGTCGTCGAGGAGTTCCTCGCGGCGGCGCTCAGCGGCAAGACCGACTCGCTGGTGCGGCTGCTGACCGACGCGATCGCCATCGGCGATGGTGGCGCCGTCGTGTTCTCGGTGCCCCAGCCGATCACCGGTGCGCTGCGGGTGGCGCGGTTCCTGCGCACGCTGTTCACGCCCAGCGAGGCCAAGTGGGCGATGATCGGCGGCCGCCCCGACCTGTTCGCCGCGGTCGCCAACGGCGTGCCCGCGCTGGTGATGGTGGTCGGCGACCGGGTCGCCGGGGTGTTCGCGCTGGACGTGACCGCCGACGGCATCGCGGCCGTGCACGCCCAGGCGAACCCCGCCGAGCTCGCCCGCGCGACGGGCCGGTGGGCCGGGTCCGCGGCGGGGGAGCCGCTCACCGGCGCCTGGCCAAGCGGCTGCACCCCGCCGGCACCGAAATCACCCTCGTCGACGCCGATCCCGAGTTCGTCGAGCGCGTCCGCCTGCACCAGCTCGCGAGCGGCCAGGACCCGAAGCCCCGCCTGCTGA
- a CDS encoding DUF6292 family protein, with amino-acid sequence MEHLEPDTRTLERSLRGYVRAVAAATGVPDESTTVEISDTATAYLGLPRRWPDRPDHDVMLLWSERRGWSLAVETDPADEPVLIARQGGDDLVPEPGLVARFVADAAAGRYGGPERSGPAHATTRGSLAEQLSPYLGHTREPGSPPHAG; translated from the coding sequence ATGGAGCACCTCGAACCCGACACCCGAACCCTCGAGCGCAGCCTGCGCGGATACGTGCGGGCGGTCGCCGCCGCCACGGGCGTCCCGGACGAGAGCACCACGGTGGAGATCAGCGACACGGCCACCGCCTACCTCGGGCTGCCCCGGCGCTGGCCCGACCGGCCCGACCACGACGTCATGCTGCTGTGGAGCGAACGGCGCGGCTGGTCGCTCGCGGTCGAGACCGATCCCGCCGACGAGCCGGTCCTCATCGCACGCCAGGGTGGCGACGACCTCGTCCCGGAGCCGGGCCTGGTCGCGCGGTTCGTCGCCGACGCCGCGGCCGGGCGGTACGGCGGCCCGGAGCGGTCCGGGCCGGCGCACGCCACGACCCGCGGCTCCCTGGCCGAGCAGCTGAGCCCCTACCTCGGCCACACCCGCGAACCGGGCTCGCCACCGCACGCCGGCTGA
- a CDS encoding DUF5994 family protein: MPSGPNTSSPKSEPRLGINSAKPATGPFDGAWWPASRDLATELPALLDAMTARVGQIDRVTYHLADWPVPDRRLPFGDGVVRLEGFRSQAAGSLTVIGWNRNRMTLRVVPPETEPGTAKRTLAEAAAEGTPAPAPTTPPTGGVRERSTPSALPH; this comes from the coding sequence ATGCCGTCGGGCCCGAACACCTCTTCACCGAAATCCGAACCACGGCTGGGGATCAACTCGGCGAAGCCCGCCACCGGTCCGTTCGACGGCGCCTGGTGGCCCGCGAGCCGTGACCTGGCCACCGAACTACCCGCGCTGCTCGACGCGATGACCGCCCGGGTCGGGCAGATCGACCGGGTCACCTACCACCTCGCGGACTGGCCGGTCCCCGACCGCCGCCTCCCCTTCGGCGACGGCGTCGTCCGCCTCGAAGGGTTCCGGTCCCAAGCGGCCGGCAGCCTGACGGTGATCGGCTGGAACCGGAACCGCATGACCCTGCGGGTCGTGCCACCCGAGACCGAGCCCGGCACCGCGAAGCGCACCCTCGCGGAGGCCGCGGCCGAAGGCACGCCGGCACCCGCACCCACCACGCCGCCGACCGGCGGCGTGCGCGAAAGGAGCACTCCATCAGCACTTCCCCACTAG
- a CDS encoding purple acid phosphatase family protein, translated as MEIPRVGVPDALAARLTMAEQHEYLSRRSLFKGAAATGALLAAGPLLLPGTAYADGARVAPAGRHLAFGRNPRTEIRVAWQVPTRVKNPFLRVAEHHDRRGIQWGHRIPAETRALHSEVAGVIAPYDQYYLHAEASGLAPGRTYTYAVGHDGFDPAKGDGGAAAISTFTTAPARGFPAGKFTFTAFGDQGVSTTALAQDGAVARQQPRFHLLAGDIAYADPSGAGLPPGPVADGGHDLFDPKVWDAYYTQIEGVAASVPWMVTTGNHDMEALYSPDGYGGQTRRWDFPGSGPADCPSVYSFIYGNVGVISLDANDVSYEIPANLGYSRGSQTAWLKRRLRYLRMQPDVDFIVVFFHHCAYSTTNQHASEGGVREEWVPLFDQYHVDLVVNGHNHIYERTDALRGGRITRKVAIGDTVDPDRDGTVYATCGGGGRSVYSFPVPDTFDGEFTSYHWVRGGGKETETVGWSRVRYTGYSFLAIDVEPAWSGRKTTLTVRTLRNDGAEIDRFTLRRTAGLHTGFGGSPRPAASGVGADPGDA; from the coding sequence ATGGAAATCCCGAGAGTCGGTGTCCCCGACGCACTGGCTGCCCGCCTCACCATGGCCGAGCAGCACGAATACCTCTCCCGCCGGTCCCTGTTCAAGGGTGCGGCCGCCACCGGTGCCCTGCTCGCCGCCGGGCCGCTGCTGCTGCCCGGTACCGCCTACGCCGACGGCGCGCGGGTCGCCCCGGCCGGGCGGCACCTCGCCTTCGGGCGCAACCCCCGCACCGAAATCCGGGTCGCCTGGCAGGTGCCCACCCGCGTCAAGAACCCGTTCCTGCGCGTGGCCGAGCACCACGACCGGCGCGGGATCCAGTGGGGGCACCGGATCCCCGCCGAAACCCGTGCCCTGCACTCGGAGGTCGCCGGGGTCATCGCGCCCTACGACCAGTACTACCTGCACGCCGAGGCGAGCGGGCTGGCTCCGGGCCGCACCTACACCTACGCCGTCGGGCACGACGGGTTCGACCCGGCGAAGGGCGACGGCGGCGCCGCCGCGATCTCGACGTTCACCACCGCCCCCGCGCGCGGCTTCCCGGCCGGCAAGTTCACCTTCACCGCCTTCGGCGACCAGGGCGTCTCCACCACCGCGCTGGCCCAGGACGGCGCCGTCGCGAGGCAGCAGCCGCGCTTCCACCTGCTGGCCGGCGACATCGCCTACGCCGACCCCAGCGGGGCCGGCCTGCCGCCCGGCCCGGTCGCCGACGGCGGTCACGACCTCTTCGACCCGAAGGTCTGGGACGCCTACTACACCCAGATCGAGGGCGTCGCGGCCTCGGTGCCGTGGATGGTCACCACCGGCAACCACGACATGGAGGCGCTGTATTCGCCGGACGGCTACGGCGGCCAGACCCGGCGCTGGGACTTCCCCGGCAGCGGCCCGGCGGACTGCCCGAGCGTGTACTCGTTCATCTACGGCAACGTCGGTGTGATCTCCCTGGACGCCAACGACGTCTCCTACGAGATCCCGGCCAACCTCGGCTACTCGCGCGGTTCGCAGACCGCGTGGCTCAAGCGCCGCCTGCGCTACCTGCGCATGCAGCCGGACGTCGATTTCATCGTCGTGTTCTTCCACCACTGCGCCTACTCGACGACCAACCAGCACGCGTCCGAAGGCGGCGTGCGGGAGGAGTGGGTGCCGCTGTTCGACCAGTACCACGTCGACCTGGTCGTCAACGGGCACAACCACATCTACGAGCGCACCGACGCCCTGCGCGGCGGCCGGATCACGCGGAAGGTGGCCATCGGCGACACCGTCGACCCGGACCGCGACGGCACGGTCTACGCGACCTGCGGCGGGGGCGGCCGGAGCGTGTACAGCTTCCCGGTGCCCGACACCTTCGACGGCGAGTTCACGTCCTACCACTGGGTTCGGGGCGGCGGGAAGGAAACCGAAACGGTCGGCTGGTCGCGCGTGCGCTACACCGGCTACTCGTTCCTGGCCATCGACGTCGAGCCGGCGTGGTCCGGCCGCAAGACGACGCTGACCGTGCGAACCCTGCGCAACGACGGCGCCGAGATCGACCGCTTCACCCTGCGCCGCACGGCGGGCCTGCACACCGGGTTCGGCGGCTCGCCGCGGCCGGCCGCTTCGGGGGTGGGCGCCGACCCCGGCGACGCCTGA
- a CDS encoding NAD(P)H-binding protein, with protein sequence MTTAVPSRPQAGSCLILFALSPRDAAPGRVVTPGECGTSLRGSVTETAPAASRGHPSDQAEGHRGGKDDRHPHRDLRRKRADRPPAHPAGTRRRVLGADVLDPAAVDAAVAHQDAVLSALGVPAAKTPITTCSRGTGAIVAAMRRHDVRRLVVVSSSGVAPRPYSDGGFLFNRVLLPYVTRVLGKTLYDDMRRMEALVRAGDLDWTIVRPGGLYHLPAATGYTLAESDADGRFTARADLAASMLDLVAGNRYLGATVGVITTTDNPTLLQWFRQNARAKG encoded by the coding sequence GTGACCACGGCGGTCCCTTCGCGACCGCAGGCCGGCTCCTGCCTGATCCTTTTCGCACTGTCCCCACGAGACGCCGCACCCGGCCGGGTCGTGACCCCCGGCGAGTGCGGCACGTCACTTCGCGGTTCTGTCACGGAGACGGCGCCGGCGGCATCTCGTGGTCATCCCAGCGATCAGGCAGAAGGGCATCGAGGTGGGAAAGACGACCGCCATCCGCATCGCGATCTTCGGCGCAAGCGGGCCGACCGGCCGCCTGCTCACCCGGCAGGCACTCGCCGCCGGGTGCTCGGCGCCGACGTGCTCGACCCGGCGGCCGTCGACGCCGCCGTGGCCCACCAGGACGCCGTGCTGTCGGCGCTGGGGGTCCCCGCCGCGAAGACACCGATCACCACCTGTTCGCGCGGCACCGGCGCCATCGTCGCGGCGATGCGGCGCCACGACGTGCGCCGGCTCGTCGTGGTCAGCTCGAGCGGAGTCGCTCCGCGGCCGTACTCCGACGGCGGGTTCCTGTTCAACCGGGTGCTCCTCCCCTACGTGACGCGGGTGCTGGGCAAGACCCTCTACGACGACATGCGGCGCATGGAAGCGCTCGTCCGCGCCGGCGACCTGGACTGGACGATCGTGCGCCCGGGCGGGCTGTACCACCTCCCGGCCGCCACCGGCTACACGCTCGCCGAAAGCGACGCCGACGGCAGGTTCACCGCCCGCGCGGACCTCGCGGCGAGCATGCTGGACCTGGTGGCGGGCAACCGTTACCTCGGTGCCACCGTCGGCGTCATCACGACGACGGACAACCCCACGTTGCTCCAGTGGTTCCGGCAGAACGCGCGCGCGAAGGGCTGA